The following is a genomic window from Pseudothermotoga thermarum DSM 5069.
GAAAATAAAATAGGATGGGTACTTCGAAAGTTTCAAAAGAAGGAGGAATAAAAATGCCTCTTTTGAAAAACGAGTTCAAGTTGTTTGCCGGTAACTCAAATTTACCTTTAGCAAAAAAAGTAGCAGAATACCTTGGAGTGAGATTAGGAGATTGCCAGGTTTCAAGATTTTCAGACGGCGAGATCAACGTTAGAATAAACGAGACGGTGAGAGGTCACGACATTTTTCTCATTCAGTCGACTTCTCCACCCGTCAACGAGAATTTGATGGAACTGTTGGTTATGATAGATGCGTTCAAGAGAGCTTCAGCCAGCAGCATAGCGGTTGTCATCCCATATTATGGCTATGCAAGGCAAGATAGAAAAGCCAAAGGTAGAGATCCTATAACTGCCAAGCTGGTTGCGAATTTGATAACTGTAGCTGGGGCGACGAGAGTACTTACGATCGACTTGCATGCTGATCAAATTCAAGGGTTTTTCGATATACCAGTTGACAATCTTTACAGTTTTCCTGTTTTTGTGGAGGTAATTCAAAAAGAATTTAAAGAAGAAAAGCAAGATTTGGTGATTGTTTCACCCGATGTTGGAGCCGTTAGAAGGGCAAGTAAATTTGCAGAAAAATTGCAAGTTCCATTGGCAATTTTAGATAAAAGACGCCCAGCTGACAACATGGCAGAAGTGGTTAACGTGATAGGTGATGTCAAAGGAAAGATAGCTTTGATGTTTGACGATATAATAGACACAGGTGGAACGATTGTCCAGGGTGCTGAGATCTTGAAAAAATCCGGCGCAAGGCGTATAC
Proteins encoded in this region:
- a CDS encoding ribose-phosphate pyrophosphokinase: MPLLKNEFKLFAGNSNLPLAKKVAEYLGVRLGDCQVSRFSDGEINVRINETVRGHDIFLIQSTSPPVNENLMELLVMIDAFKRASASSIAVVIPYYGYARQDRKAKGRDPITAKLVANLITVAGATRVLTIDLHADQIQGFFDIPVDNLYSFPVFVEVIQKEFKEEKQDLVIVSPDVGAVRRASKFAEKLQVPLAILDKRRPADNMAEVVNVIGDVKGKIALMFDDIIDTGGTIVQGAEILKKSGARRILAFATHGVLSGKAVERIVQSEVEKVYITDTIHHENLPEKFQVVSVASLLGEAIIRIRRNLSVSILFR